Proteins found in one Anopheles aquasalis chromosome 3, idAnoAquaMG_Q_19, whole genome shotgun sequence genomic segment:
- the LOC126574331 gene encoding cell growth-regulating nucleolar protein, with protein sequence MVFFICNHCGESLKKQAVEKHGWRCKRELNVSCMDCLKDFPGKEYEAHTSCISEAEKYSGKDYVPKANANKGARKQETWISTIRSITDAKRNLPKGIMSVFEVIKRNDNIPRKMKGFMNFFQNSAKHIRKPDVEAAWALIEEEVNRNKQQQQQQQQQQVTVEPAKLVEETKPATNGTAVKRKPEPETEQPAKKKQKKNKSANGQANGHDDESSLLGNGSTNGQHDDEPEENDDTTNGSGKFRWNEVIRSVLLSKDNQMKLSKLKKKVLKRYQQFTGDGAEGKFEKKFGKKISKAHFVVENDTVRLVA encoded by the coding sequence ATGGTATTCTTCATATGCAACCACTGTGGAGAATCGCTGAAGAAGCAGGCGGTCGAGAAGCACGGTTGGAGGTGCAAACGGGAACTGAACGTGTCCTGCATGGACTGCTTGAAGGACTTTCCCGGCAAAGAGTACGAGGCGCACACGAGCTGTATTAGCGAGGCGGAGAAATATTCGGGTAAAGATTACGTACCCAAGGCGAACGCCAACAAGGGCGCACGGAAGCAGGAAACATGGATCTCCACGATACGCTCGATCACGGACGCCAAACGTAATCTGCCGAAGGGAATCATGTCCGTATTCGAGGTGATCAAGCGGAACGATAACATCCCGCGCAAGATGAAGGGGTTTATGAACTTCTTTCAAAATTCGGCCAAACACATTCGCAAACCGGACGTAGAAGCGGCGTGGGCCCTGATCGAAGAGGAGGTCAATcgcaacaaacagcaacagcagcagcagcagcagcaacaggtcaCCGTGGAACCCGCGAAACTGGTGGAAGAAACGAAACCCGCGACGAACGGTACGGCAGTGAAgaggaaaccggaaccggagacaGAGCAGccagcaaagaaaaaacagaaaaagaacaaatcaGCCAACGGTCAAGCGAACGGGCACGATGATGAGAGCTCCTTGCTAGGGAACGGTTCAACAAATGGCCAGCACGACGATGAACCGGAGGAGAACGATGATACCACGAACGGTAGTGGGAAGTTCCGATGGAACGAGGTCATTCGCAGTGTACTACTGTCCAAGGATAACCAAATGAAACTGTCCAAGCTGAAGAAAAAGGTCCTGAAACGCTACCAACAGTTCACCGGGGACGGCGCGGAGGGAAAGTTCGAGAAAAAGTTTGGCAAGAAAATATCGAAGGCACATTTCGTGGTCGAGAACGATACTGTACGATTGGTTGCTTAG
- the LOC126574332 gene encoding FAD-linked sulfhydryl oxidase ALR — protein MPAVDPAPNHHENGKEPAPCRTCMDFKSWSKQQRKTMTTASSPATAASKSSSEVTHRKVDGPEDRTAGPPANCPLDKEQLGQQTWGLLHTIAAYYPTTPTEAEERNVRTFFTSFSKLYPCEYCSKDFQQELKEMPPETKSQHALSQWLCRIHNRVNVKLGKPEFDCSKVNERWRDGWLDGSCD, from the exons ATGCCGGCAGTCGATCCAGCGCCCAATCACCACGAGAACGGCAAAGAACCGGCACCATGTCGAACGTGCATGGATTTCAAATCCTGGtccaagcagcagcgcaaaacCATGACCACCGCAAGTAGCCCGGCCACGGCGGCCAGCAAGTCTTCGTCCGAAGTAACGCACAGGAAGGTGGACGGGCCGGAAGATCGGACGGCCGGTCCGCCAGCAAATTGCCCGCTCGACAAGGAGCAGCTCGGCCAGCAGACCTGGGGATTACTACACACGATCGCCGCCTACTACCCAACGACACCGACCGAGGCGGAGGAAAGAAACGTGCGGACGTTTTTCACCAGCTTCTCCAAGCTGTACCCGTGCGAGTATTGTTCGAAGGATTTCCAGCAAGA attgAAAGAGATGCCGCCGGAAACGAAATCACAGCATGCACTGTCTCAGTGGCTCTGCAGGATACACAATCGCGTGAACGTGAAACTTGGAAAACCGGAGTTCGACTGCTCGAAGGTGAATGAACGGTGGCGAGACGGCTGGTTGGATGGTTCCTGTGATTAA
- the LOC126575513 gene encoding cytochrome c oxidase subunit 6B1: protein MAYEPKTAPFDPRFPNQNQTKYCYQSYLDFHRCEKVKGEGDQVCKYFKNVFASLCPNSWVEKWDTQREEGTFAGHI from the coding sequence ATGGCGTACGAACCGAAGACAGCCCCGTTCGATCCCCGCTTCccgaaccagaaccagaccAAGTACTGCTACCAGAGCTACCTGGACTTTCACCGCTGCGAGAAGGTGAAGGGCGAGGGCGACCAGGTGTGCAAGTACTTCAAGAACGTCTTCGCCTCGCTGTGCCCGAATTCCTGGGTTGAGAAGTGGGACACCCAGCGCGAGGAGGGCACCTTCGCCGGTCACATCTAA